From a region of the Mobula hypostoma chromosome 6, sMobHyp1.1, whole genome shotgun sequence genome:
- the LOC134347960 gene encoding F-box only protein 40-like: MIRSRNRSLAPRLHVHCEKCYSRHCKKSFEPSISCSVISCPSKCGAVFHQCKENEHTLLCPLEHVPCINLAFGCPFSMARYKLSKHLRVCPASIVCCSMQWNRWPANEEDITMNTVVKESLNPENLELGTAMRDQRIIFNSVKMAELFPEMAEIADENDMDLKEIGAVGGSHVASACMDSGCPETGTEVYQNGIDKSSTDVKDTVELTQEEQTMGSEQALDISRYSSWEGIFSKDRCGCMTENATTEVINTQKSEKANSADNKKKTTENESNLSGSSLLAAIEKTGEAPWQEGVLDRLQSQMDRKHFNMYLVHHGSMLIRFGQMNACTPREKDFVYGNLEAQEVITVNTFKIPTSYRKNREHYKDFSLRRIKMETKSVDTSDLDTESHQYDEVTISLLCYLEKMQKGHAISETKSTDRLVTDIATQTYSFPSAPFGRDMVLADVAAEKASRLYLQLQTECITKRYSKSISIFTFMCHHFFRRDEFSSHFKNVHADIQSSLNGWMVQKCPLAYLGCSYVQQRFCPSTQKATMIYSQQQNAFAVKPDIAPVLCQNHNRDVKAWENRKNLLCLSSLPFEILRHIASLLDSYSLTQLSQVSVLMNEISSTLLQERGMVHLVWEKKNYSHGNFSWRARKRKWQFSSFFSTIEKWNFNDNPSMAEHLKTCSYYVKECRSKRVPLVSMCRTQKTDPEKKNLIHMFNTKQRANRFSNLIA, translated from the exons ATG ATCAGAAGTAGAAATAGAAGCTTAGCTCCTCGATTGCACGTGCATTGTGAAAAATGTTACAGTCGTCACTGTAAAAAGTCATTTGAACCTTCTATTTCCTGTTCGGTTATCAGTTGTCCTTCAAAATGTGGTGCTGTTTTTCATCAGTGTAAGGAAAATGAACACACTCTATTGTGCCCTCTGGAACACGTTCCTTGCATAAATTTGGCCTTTGGCTGCCCTTTCTCTATGGCACGCTACAAACTTTCCAAACATCTTCGTGTCTGCCCTGCCAGCATTGTGTGCTGCTCAATGCAATGGAATCGCTGGCCAGCCAATGAAGAAGACATAACAATGAATACTGTAGTTAAAGAATCCCTGAATCCAGAAAATTTAGAGTTGGGCACTGCAATGAGGGATCAGAGAATAATTTTCAATTCAGTGAAGATGGCTGAACTTTTTCCAGAGATGGCAGAGATTGCTGATGAGAACGATATGGATCTGAAAGAAATAGGGGCAGTAGGAGGATCGCATGTGGCCTCTGCTTGTATGGATAGTGGTTGTCCGGAAACAGGAACAGAAGTGTATCAAAATGGAATTGACAAAAGCAGTACTGATGTAAAAGACACGGTTGAGCTAACCCAAGAAGAACAAACAATGGGATCTGAGCAAGCATTAGATATTTCCAGGTACTCCTCTTGGGAGGGTATCTTCAGTAAGGATAGATGTGGCTGTATGACTGAAAATGCAACTACAGAAGTTATAAATACTCAAAAGAGTGAGAAAGCAAACAGTGCTGATAATAAGAAAAAAACAACTGAAAATGAATCCAATTTATCAGGCTCATCTTTGTTGGCAGCAATAGAAAAGACAGGTGAAGCTCCTTGGCAAGAAGGAGTTCTTGATAGACTACAATCTCAGATGGATAGAAAACATTTCAATATGTATTTGGTGCATCATGGCAGCATGCTTATTCGATTTGGTCAGATGAATGCATGTACACCCAGGGAAAAAGACTTTGTTTATGGAAATCTGGAGGCCCAGGAGGTTATAACTGTCAATACATTTAAGATTCCAACCAGCTACCGAAAAAACCGTGAACATTATAAAGACTTTTCATTACGTAGGATAAAAATGGAAACCAAATCTGTGGACACTTCTGACCTCGACACAGAGAGTCATCAATATGATGAAGTAACTATTTCCTTGCTTTGCTATTTGGAGAAAATGCAGAAGGGCCATGCCATATCAGAAACAAAGAGCACTGATAGACTAGTAACTGATATTGCAACTCAGACTTACTCCTTTCCCTCTGCTCCTTTTGGCCGTGATATGGTTTTGGCTGATGTAGCAGCAGAGAAAGCCTCTCGCCTATATTTGCAACTTCAGACAGAATGCATCACAAAAAGATACAGCAAGTCAATTTCTATCTTTACATTTATGTGTCACCATTTCTTCAGGCGAGATGAGTTTTCATCACACTTTAAGAATGTACATGCTGACATTCAGTCATCCCTGAATGGATGGATGGTACAGAAATGCCCTTTAGCTTACCTTGGCTGTTCCTACGTGCAACAAAGATTCTGTCCCTCCACACAGAAGGCAACAATGATCTATAGTCAACAGCAAAATGCATTTGCAGTCAAACCAGATATTGCTCCAGTTTTGTGTCAGAACCACAATAGAGACGTAAAGGCATGGGAAAACAGGAAGAATTTACTTTGTCTAAGCAGTCTTCCATTTGAGATCCTGAGGCACATTGCAAGCTTATTGGACAGCTACAGCCTAACACAGTTGTCCCAAGTGTCTGTGTTGATGAATGAGATCTCCTCTACGTTACTGCAAGAGCGTGGCATGGTCCATCTTGTCTGGGAAAAGAAAAATTACTCACACGGAAACTTTTCTTGGAGAGCACGTAAAAGG AAGTGGCAATTCAGCTCTTTCTTTTCCACAATCGAGAAATGGAATTTTAATGACAACCCCAGCATGGCAGAACATCTGAAAACTTGTTCATACTATGTAAAAGAGTGCAGATCAAAGCGTGTCCCTCTCGTCAGCATGTGCAGAACTCAGAAAACAGACCCTGAGAAAAAGAACCTTATTCATATGTTTAATACAAAACAACGAGCAAATCGATTTTCTAACCTGATTGCATGA